One Pseudomonas abieticivorans genomic region harbors:
- a CDS encoding BCCT family transporter produces the protein MFYASTALILLLTGVLIAAPETAGRLLGQAQEWLSRSFGWYYMLVIAAYLIFVVGLAFTSFGKIKLGTADDKPDFSYGAWAGMLFSSGIGISLLYFGASEPLDHYFNPPDGVGATHQAAREALQLTFLHWGLHGWAIYALVGLAVAYFAYRHNQPLALRSALYPLVGERWVKGLAGDAVDGFGMFVTLLGLVTNLGIGAMQVSSGLEHLFGMEHNNTNLLIVILVMSTVATIAAVSGVENGIRRLSNLNIILFSGLLLFVLFAGPTLHLLNGFIQNIGDYLNGVVLKTFDLYVYEGDNAKSERWLGLWTLFYWAWWISWAPFVGMFIARISRGRTVRELVAGVLLIPLGFTLAWLSIFGNTALDLVINQGVAELGHTALTQPSMAMYQLLDHYPASKIVIGVAIFVGFVLFLTPADSGAVMMANLSCKGGDVDEDAPNWLRILWSAIITLVTIGLLFAGNFEAMQTMVVLAGLPFSVVLLLFMWGLVKAMKQDAKAEQDTVEQLQAELKALGAEAYARR, from the coding sequence GTGTTCTACGCCTCCACGGCGTTGATCCTGTTGCTGACTGGCGTATTGATCGCCGCACCGGAAACCGCAGGGCGCTTGCTGGGCCAGGCCCAGGAGTGGCTGTCGCGCAGCTTCGGTTGGTATTACATGCTGGTGATCGCCGCTTATCTGATTTTCGTGGTGGGCCTGGCCTTCACCTCGTTCGGCAAGATCAAGCTCGGCACCGCCGACGACAAACCGGACTTCAGCTACGGCGCTTGGGCGGGGATGCTGTTCTCTTCCGGCATCGGCATTTCGCTGTTGTACTTCGGCGCCTCCGAGCCACTGGACCACTACTTCAACCCGCCCGACGGCGTGGGCGCCACCCATCAGGCGGCGCGGGAAGCCTTGCAGCTGACGTTCCTGCATTGGGGCCTGCACGGCTGGGCGATTTATGCGCTGGTGGGCTTGGCAGTGGCGTATTTTGCGTACCGCCACAACCAGCCGCTGGCGCTGCGTTCGGCGCTGTATCCGTTGGTGGGCGAGCGTTGGGTCAAGGGCCTGGCGGGCGACGCGGTGGACGGTTTCGGCATGTTCGTGACCCTGCTGGGCCTGGTGACCAACCTGGGTATCGGCGCGATGCAGGTGTCGTCTGGGCTTGAGCATTTGTTCGGCATGGAGCACAACAACACCAACCTGTTGATCGTGATCCTGGTGATGAGCACCGTGGCCACCATCGCCGCGGTATCGGGCGTGGAAAACGGCATCCGCCGACTGTCCAACCTGAACATCATCCTGTTCAGCGGCCTGCTGCTGTTCGTGCTGTTCGCCGGGCCTACGCTGCACCTGCTCAACGGTTTTATCCAGAACATCGGCGACTACCTCAACGGCGTGGTGCTGAAAACCTTCGACCTGTACGTGTATGAAGGCGACAACGCCAAGTCCGAGCGCTGGCTGGGCCTGTGGACCTTGTTCTACTGGGCGTGGTGGATTTCCTGGGCGCCATTCGTGGGTATGTTCATCGCGCGTATTTCCCGTGGCCGCACCGTACGCGAGCTGGTGGCCGGCGTGCTGCTGATTCCCTTGGGCTTTACCCTGGCCTGGCTGTCGATCTTCGGTAATACCGCGTTGGACCTGGTGATCAACCAGGGGGTGGCGGAACTTGGGCATACGGCCCTGACGCAACCGTCCATGGCCATGTACCAGCTGCTGGACCATTACCCGGCGTCGAAGATCGTCATCGGCGTGGCGATTTTCGTGGGCTTCGTGTTGTTCCTGACCCCGGCCGATTCGGGCGCGGTGATGATGGCCAACCTTTCCTGCAAGGGCGGCGACGTGGATGAAGATGCGCCCAACTGGTTGCGCATCCTGTGGTCGGCGATCATCACCCTGGTGACCATCGGCTTGTTGTTTGCCGGTAACTTCGAAGCCATGCAAACCATGGTGGTGCTGGCAGGGCTGCCGTTCTCGGTGGTGCTGTTGTTGTTCATGTGGGGGCTTGTCAAGGCGATGAAGCAAGACGCCAAGGCCGAGCAGGACACTGTCGAGCAACTGCAGGCGGAGTTGAAGGCGTTGGGGGCAGAGGCGTACGCCCGGCGTTGA